A window of the Cynocephalus volans isolate mCynVol1 chromosome 10, mCynVol1.pri, whole genome shotgun sequence genome harbors these coding sequences:
- the ZBTB7A gene encoding zinc finger and BTB domain-containing protein 7A, with protein MAGGVDGPIGIPFPDHSSDILSGLNEQRTQGLLCDVVILVEGREFPTHRSVLAACSQYFKKLFTSGAVVDQQNVYEIDFVSAEALTALMDFAYTATLTVSTANVGDILSAARLLEIPAVSHVCADLLDRQILAADAGADAGQLDLVDQMDQRNLLRAKEYLEFFQSNPMNSLPPTATATNFPWSAFGTSDDDLDATKEAVAAAVAAVAAGDCNGLDFYGPGPPAERPPTGDGDEGDSNPGLWPERDEDAPAGGLFPPPVAPPAATQNGHYGRGGEEEVASLSEAAPEPGDSPGFLSGAAEGEDGDGPEVDGLAASTLLQQMMSSVGRAGAAAAGDSDEESRADDKGVMDYYLKYFSGAHDGDVYPAWSQKVEKKIRAKAFQKCPICEKVIQGAGKLPRHIRTHTGEKPYECNICKVRFTRQDKLKVHMRKHTGEKPYLCQQCGAAFAHNYDLKNHMRVHTGLRPYQCDSCCKTFVRSDHLHRHLKKDGCNGVPSRRGRKPRVRGGGPDPSTGTATNPPGAPAPPGSPDARRNGQEKHFKEEDEDEDEASPDGSGRLNVAGAGGGGDSGGGPGAPAHGNFTAGLA; from the exons ATGGCCGGCGGCGTGGACGGCCCCATCGGGATCCCGTTCCCCGACCACAGCAGTGACATCCTGAGTGGGCTGAACGAGCAGCGGACGCAGGGGCTGCTGTGCGACGTGGTGATCCTGGTGGAGGGCCGCGAGTTCCCCACGCACCGCTCGGTGCTGGCTGCCTGCAGCCAGTACTTCAAGAAGCTGTTCACGTCGGGTGCGGTGGTGGACCAGCAGAACGTGTACGAGATCGACTTCGTCAGCGCCGAGGCGCTCACCGCGCTCATGGACTTCGCCTACACGGCCACGCTCACCGTCAGCACGGCCAACGTGGGCGACATCCTTAGTGCCGCCCGCCTGCTGGAGATCCCCGCCGTGAGCCACGTGTGTGCCGACCTCCTGGACCGGCAGATCCTGGCGGCCGACGCGGGCGCCGACGCCGGGCAGCTGGACCTGGTGGATCAAATGGATCAGCGCAACCTCCTCCGCGCCAAGGAGTACCTCGAGTTCTTCCAGAGCAACCCCATGAACAGCCTGCCCCCCACGGCCACCGCCACCAACTTCCCATGGTCCGCCTTTGGCACGTCTGATGATGACCTGGATGCCACCAAAGAGGCTGTGGCCGCCGCTGTGGCTGCCGTGGCCGCCGGTGACTGCAACGGCTTGGATTTCTACGGGCCGGGCCCCCCAGCTGAGCGTCCCCCGACGGGGGATGGGGACGAGGGCGACAGCAACCCAGGTCTCTGGCCAGAGAGGGATGAGGATGCCCCCGCCGGGGGTCTCTtcccgcccccagtggccccacCGGCCGCCACCCAGAATGGCCACTACGGCCGGggcggggaggaggaggtggcctCACTGTCGGAAGCAGCCCCCGAGCCAGGCGACTCGCCAGGCTTCCTGTCGGGCGCAGCCGAGGGCGAGGACGGGGACGGGCCTGAAGTGGACGGGCTGGCGGCCAGCACGCTGCTGCAGCAGATGATGTCGTCGGTGGGCCGGGCAGGGGCCGCGGCAGCAGGGGACAGCGATGAGGAGTCACGGGCGGACGACAAGGGCGTCATGGACTACTATCTGAAGTACTTCAGCGGCGCCCACGATGGCGACGTCTACCCAGCCTGGTCGCAGAAGGTGGAGAAAAAGATCCGCGCCAAGGCCTTCCAGAAGTGCCCCATCTGCGAGAAGGTGATCCAGGGCGCGGGCAAGCTGCCGCGGCACATCCGCACCCACACGGGTGAGAAGCCCTACGAGTGCAACATTTGCAAGGTCCGCTTTACCAG GCAGGACAAGCTCAAGGTGCACATGCGGAAGCACACGGGCGAGAAGCCATACCTGTGCCAGCAGTGCGGGGCCGCCTTCGCGCACAACTACGACCTGAAGAACCACATGCGTGTGCACACGGGCCTGCGCCCCTACCAGTGCGACAGCTGCTGCAAGACCTTCGTCCGCTCCGACCACCTGCACAGACACCTCAAGAAGGACGGCTGCAACGGCGTCCCCTCGCGTCGTGGCCGCAAGCCCCGCGTCCGGGGTGGGGGGCCCGACCCCAGCACGGGGACCGCCACCAACCCGCCCGGCGCCCCTGCCCCCCCGGGTTCCCCCGATGCCCGGCGCAACGGCCAGGAGAAGCACTTTAAGGAGGAGGACGAGGATGAGGACGAGGCCAGCCCTGATGGCTCGGGCCGCTTGAATGTAGCGGGCGCCGGCGGCGGAGGTGACAGCGGAGGTGGCCCCGGGGCCCCCGCCCATGGTAACTTCACGGCCGGACTCGCCtaa